The proteins below come from a single Staphylococcus sp. MI 10-1553 genomic window:
- a CDS encoding TetR/AcrR family transcriptional regulator, which translates to MVKTKSKARRRIVKAMIELLKTEPLDEITIKQICAESGVHRSTFYAQFEDKYQLFEVLTTYHMAKYEKLILYTSKVIDSYPLEEVKTRIIKTFRLLFKYMKRHQTFFTTIIVTQPQLKAIHQYLQFTRQAYEKLLNQLPQLQQSKYFINYTIGGELALIYSWLMQGCQESPNDMAQILYSNIIKTRR; encoded by the coding sequence ATGGTCAAAACAAAATCAAAAGCAAGACGTCGTATTGTGAAAGCAATGATTGAATTATTAAAAACAGAACCCCTTGATGAGATTACGATTAAACAGATTTGTGCAGAGAGTGGCGTACATCGTTCAACGTTTTACGCCCAATTTGAAGATAAATATCAATTGTTTGAAGTTTTGACGACGTATCATATGGCAAAGTATGAAAAGCTTATTTTGTATACGTCAAAAGTGATTGATTCTTACCCGTTAGAAGAGGTGAAAACGCGTATCATCAAAACATTTCGTCTACTGTTTAAATATATGAAACGCCACCAAACCTTTTTCACGACCATTATCGTGACACAACCGCAATTAAAAGCCATTCATCAATATTTACAATTTACGCGTCAAGCTTATGAAAAGTTATTAAATCAACTGCCTCAACTTCAACAATCCAAATATTTTATCAACTATACGATTGGCGGTGAACTTGCGCTCATTTACAGTTGGCTCATGCAAGGTTGCCAAGAATCCCCTAACGATATGGCACAAATTTTGTATTCTAACATTATTAAAACGAGAAGATAG
- a CDS encoding APC family permease: MKKKNQKPDRGDLQQNLSEKFVWAIAYGSCIGWGSFILPGDWIQSSGPIAASIGIFIGALLMIVIAVSYGALVERFPVSGGGFAFSFLGFGRYVSFFSAWFLTFGYICVVALNATAFSLLIKFLLPDVIEFGKLYTIAGWDVYITEILIASILLLVFMLIAIKGASVSGSLQYYFCVAMVVVVVLLFIGSFFGSNYSLENLKPYNGTHYGWFQAIIMIVAVAPWAYVGFDNIPQTAEEFDFSPNKTFKLIVYSLLAASMTYIMMILYTGWLSGGSSDLWLTGSVTREAFGTIGLGVLSIAIIMGIFTGLNGFLLSSSRLLFSMGRSGIMPSLFSKLHKRYKTPYVAIIFLVALTLIAPWLGRTALTWIVDMSSTGVSIAYLVTCLAAAKLFSFNKNSQTYGPVYKVFAIIGSIFAFIFLLLLLLPFSPASLSMPSYIALGGWTILGLVFFFIRFPKLRRMDKDELTQLILDTRKRDVEKMIEE, from the coding sequence ATGAAAAAAAAGAATCAAAAACCTGATCGTGGTGACCTCCAACAAAACCTTTCAGAAAAATTTGTTTGGGCCATTGCTTATGGTTCATGTATCGGTTGGGGTTCGTTCATCTTACCAGGTGACTGGATTCAATCATCCGGACCTATTGCCGCATCAATCGGTATTTTTATCGGTGCCTTATTAATGATTGTCATCGCGGTAAGTTACGGTGCACTAGTTGAACGCTTTCCTGTATCAGGTGGCGGCTTTGCATTTAGCTTTTTAGGATTCGGACGTTATGTCAGCTTTTTCTCAGCATGGTTTTTGACGTTTGGATACATATGTGTCGTAGCGTTAAATGCGACAGCTTTCAGTTTATTAATCAAGTTTTTACTGCCAGATGTGATTGAATTTGGCAAACTTTATACGATTGCAGGTTGGGATGTCTACATTACTGAAATTTTAATTGCATCTATCCTTTTACTCGTTTTTATGTTGATTGCGATTAAAGGAGCAAGCGTTTCAGGTTCATTGCAGTATTATTTCTGTGTCGCGATGGTCGTTGTCGTCGTCCTACTCTTTATCGGATCATTCTTCGGTTCAAACTATTCATTAGAAAATTTAAAACCATATAACGGGACACATTATGGTTGGTTCCAAGCGATTATTATGATTGTCGCTGTCGCACCGTGGGCCTATGTCGGTTTCGATAATATCCCACAAACTGCAGAAGAATTTGATTTCTCACCGAATAAAACATTTAAATTAATCGTTTATAGTTTACTTGCAGCGAGCATGACATATATAATGATGATTTTATATACAGGTTGGTTGTCTGGTGGCAGTAGCGACTTATGGTTGACAGGTTCTGTAACGCGAGAAGCATTCGGTACGATTGGACTTGGCGTACTTAGTATTGCAATCATCATGGGGATTTTCACAGGTTTAAACGGCTTTTTATTAAGCTCAAGCCGTCTGTTATTCTCAATGGGTCGCTCAGGCATTATGCCGTCGTTATTTAGTAAATTACACAAAAGATATAAAACACCATACGTTGCGATTATATTCTTGGTTGCGCTTACATTGATTGCGCCATGGTTAGGCCGTACCGCGTTAACATGGATTGTCGATATGTCATCTACAGGAGTGTCTATCGCTTACCTTGTGACATGTCTTGCAGCAGCGAAATTGTTTAGCTTTAATAAAAATAGTCAAACATACGGACCGGTATATAAAGTCTTTGCGATTATCGGCTCAATTTTTGCCTTTATCTTTTTACTGTTATTATTGTTACCATTTTCACCGGCGTCGTTATCTATGCCATCATATATTGCGTTAGGTGGTTGGACGATTCTCGGATTGGTGTTCTTCTTTATTCGTTTTCCAAAATTACGTCGTATGGATAAAGATGAGTTGACACAATTGATTTTGGATACAAGAAAACGTGATGTTGAAAAAATGATAGAGGAATAA
- a CDS encoding uracil-DNA glycosylase, producing the protein MDWSTIFHEIKEKHDFKAMHDFLEKEYTTQIVYPERKNIYQAFDLTPFENVKVVILGQDPYHGPNQAHGLAFSVQPGAKFPPSLRNMYQELADDIGCQRTSPHLQDWAREGVLLLNTVLTVRQGQAHSHKDIGWETFTNEIIQAISDHKKGVVFVLWGRPAQQKERLIDTSRHYVIKSPHPSPLSAHRGFFGSKPYSKTNAYLAAQGLAPIHWCEQKEEAHE; encoded by the coding sequence ATGGATTGGTCAACAATATTTCATGAAATTAAAGAAAAACATGATTTTAAAGCGATGCATGATTTTTTAGAAAAAGAATATACGACGCAAATTGTTTATCCTGAACGTAAGAATATTTATCAAGCTTTTGACCTCACGCCATTCGAAAACGTCAAAGTAGTGATATTAGGACAAGATCCCTATCATGGCCCGAATCAAGCGCATGGCTTAGCATTTTCAGTACAGCCGGGTGCGAAATTTCCACCTTCATTGCGCAATATGTATCAAGAACTCGCTGACGATATTGGTTGTCAACGGACTTCGCCACATTTACAAGATTGGGCGAGAGAAGGTGTGCTGTTATTGAATACGGTGCTGACAGTACGCCAAGGTCAGGCGCATTCACATAAAGATATTGGCTGGGAAACATTTACGAATGAAATTATCCAAGCGATATCTGACCATAAAAAAGGTGTCGTCTTTGTATTGTGGGGAAGACCGGCACAACAAAAAGAACGATTGATTGATACATCACGCCATTATGTCATTAAATCTCCACACCCAAGTCCATTGTCGGCACATAGAGGCTTTTTTGGTTCTAAACCGTATTCCAAGACGAATGCCTATCTTGCAGCACAAGGTTTAGCGCCGATCCATTGGTGTGAACAAAAGGAGGAAGCGCATGAATAA
- a CDS encoding DUF418 domain-containing protein, whose amino-acid sequence MASTSKKQRIIELDALRGISLFGILLMNILVFSFPYEHVRLDVALQGVNGFLFRVVSLLVIDSFYPIFSFLFGFSLMLIYNSTQQRGIAFKPVMIRRLIFLAFLGLLHGFFLYSGDILFTYAVMGFGAMWCTKVSVKILKKAAIILFTIKVVIGGLPFLIMGWMTKAKLPLSGGTQAELNAVLQAKTSVHYTDFFLYNAQDNFGNIATTLTLDWLDIFPYLLLGMAAMKGNLVTWVKRHPTRTTQWGSLFIVIGLLVKFIGAYVITNPGYMMFSFTVGGPLLSVGIVLLFFHIMQYPTAQKLLDPFRYPGKMSLSVYLSQTLVCVFFFAGFGLGFYNHLSLYQTYLFALALFFVQVVVCYVYQRQFTQGPIEWVWRKITYFGVKTLSAK is encoded by the coding sequence ATGGCTTCCACCTCCAAAAAGCAACGTATCATTGAGTTAGATGCGTTGCGTGGGATAAGTTTGTTTGGTATTTTACTCATGAATATTTTAGTATTTAGTTTTCCTTATGAGCATGTCCGCTTAGACGTCGCACTCCAAGGCGTCAATGGCTTTTTGTTTCGAGTGGTGTCATTACTCGTCATCGATTCATTTTATCCGATTTTCTCATTCTTATTCGGATTCAGTTTGATGCTCATTTATAACAGTACACAACAACGCGGTATCGCTTTTAAACCCGTGATGATACGACGGCTTATTTTTTTGGCGTTTCTCGGGTTACTCCACGGCTTTTTCTTATATTCAGGAGACATTCTATTTACATATGCGGTGATGGGCTTTGGCGCGATGTGGTGCACAAAAGTTTCTGTTAAAATATTAAAAAAAGCCGCTATCATTTTGTTTACAATAAAAGTGGTCATTGGGGGCTTGCCCTTTCTCATCATGGGATGGATGACAAAAGCGAAATTACCGCTCAGTGGTGGGACTCAGGCAGAATTGAACGCCGTGTTACAAGCTAAAACAAGTGTGCATTATACCGACTTCTTCCTTTATAATGCACAAGATAACTTCGGTAACATTGCTACAACACTGACGCTTGATTGGCTCGATATTTTTCCTTATTTATTGTTAGGGATGGCAGCGATGAAAGGCAATTTAGTCACGTGGGTCAAGCGACATCCGACACGTACGACACAATGGGGCAGTCTTTTTATCGTTATCGGGCTTCTCGTAAAATTCATAGGTGCATACGTCATCACGAACCCTGGCTATATGATGTTCAGTTTTACAGTGGGCGGTCCGTTATTATCTGTCGGTATCGTACTTCTCTTTTTCCATATCATGCAATATCCAACAGCTCAAAAGTTACTTGATCCGTTTCGCTACCCTGGAAAAATGAGTTTATCCGTGTATTTATCTCAAACGCTTGTCTGTGTGTTCTTTTTTGCAGGTTTCGGTCTTGGCTTTTATAACCATTTGTCCCTTTATCAAACTTATCTTTTTGCGCTCGCACTCTTCTTCGTGCAAGTCGTTGTTTGTTATGTCTATCAACGTCAATTCACACAAGGTCCAATCGAATGGGTGTGGCGGAAAATCACATACTTCGGAGTTAAAACATTGTCAGCAAAATAA
- a CDS encoding HlyD family efflux transporter periplasmic adaptor subunit yields MKKLVMINIVTIIVLIIIGVVGFYFYNQSVNYIKTDNAQVDGDQIKIASPASGKISSLDVREGDTLKKGDTVAKVQGASQGEEPQTMTITMPKAGTIAKLDGQEDGIAQAGQPIAYAYDLDDLYITANIDETEVKDVQNGQDVDVTIDGQDAKVKGKVDQIGHATASSFSLMPSSNSDGNYTKVTQVVPVKIKLNSQPSNGVVPGMNAEVSIHKN; encoded by the coding sequence ATGAAGAAACTAGTCATGATTAACATTGTTACGATTATTGTGTTAATTATCATTGGTGTTGTAGGATTTTATTTCTACAATCAATCAGTTAACTATATTAAAACAGATAACGCACAAGTAGATGGGGATCAAATTAAAATTGCAAGTCCAGCGTCAGGAAAAATTAGTAGCTTAGATGTACGTGAAGGCGACACATTGAAAAAAGGGGATACTGTAGCGAAAGTACAAGGTGCTAGTCAAGGTGAAGAACCACAAACGATGACTATTACGATGCCTAAAGCAGGGACTATCGCAAAATTAGATGGCCAAGAAGACGGTATCGCGCAAGCAGGTCAACCGATTGCTTATGCTTATGACCTCGACGACTTATATATCACAGCAAATATTGACGAAACAGAAGTAAAAGACGTTCAAAACGGCCAAGATGTAGATGTTACGATTGACGGTCAAGACGCAAAAGTGAAAGGTAAAGTCGATCAAATCGGTCATGCGACTGCCTCAAGCTTTTCATTAATGCCATCATCGAATAGTGACGGCAACTATACAAAGGTGACACAAGTGGTGCCTGTTAAAATCAAATTAAACAGCCAACCTTCTAACGGTGTTGTTCCAGGCATGAACGCTGAAGTAAGTATTCACAAAAATTAA
- the thiD gene encoding bifunctional hydroxymethylpyrimidine kinase/phosphomethylpyrimidine kinase, translated as MALKKVLTIAGSDTSAGAGMQADLKTFQELDTYGMVALAAIVTMDKETWSHDVSPIPFDVFNKQLETVISVGPDAVKTGMLGSEEIIQRAGEAYTESGAQNFVVDPVMVCKGENEVLNPGNTEEMIKYLLPKATVATPNLFEAGQLSGLGTLKSIEDMKKAAKIIHEQGAQHVVIKGGKALDQDKSYDLYYDGDKFYQLTTDMFQQSYNHGAGCTFAAATTANLANGQTPKEAVINAKAFVASAIKNGWKMNDFVGPVDHGAANRIEQIEVEVTEI; from the coding sequence ATGGCTTTGAAAAAAGTATTAACGATTGCAGGATCAGACACAAGTGCAGGCGCGGGGATGCAAGCCGACTTAAAAACATTTCAAGAGTTAGACACATACGGCATGGTCGCACTTGCGGCAATTGTCACAATGGATAAAGAAACTTGGTCACACGATGTCAGCCCTATCCCATTTGATGTGTTCAACAAGCAACTTGAAACAGTTATTAGCGTAGGACCGGACGCAGTCAAAACAGGTATGCTCGGTAGCGAAGAAATCATTCAACGTGCTGGAGAAGCATACACAGAATCAGGCGCACAAAATTTCGTAGTAGATCCTGTCATGGTGTGTAAAGGTGAAAACGAAGTCCTTAACCCGGGAAATACTGAAGAGATGATTAAGTATTTATTACCAAAAGCAACTGTTGCGACACCAAACCTTTTTGAAGCAGGTCAATTATCAGGCTTGGGTACGTTAAAATCGATTGAAGATATGAAAAAAGCAGCGAAAATCATCCACGAGCAAGGTGCACAACACGTGGTGATTAAAGGTGGTAAAGCGTTAGATCAAGATAAATCATACGACTTATACTATGATGGCGACAAATTCTATCAATTAACAACGGATATGTTCCAACAAAGCTATAACCACGGGGCAGGCTGTACATTTGCGGCAGCGACAACAGCCAACTTAGCGAATGGTCAAACACCAAAAGAAGCCGTGATTAATGCGAAAGCGTTCGTAGCTTCTGCCATTAAAAACGGTTGGAAGATGAACGATTTTGTTGGCCCTGTCGATCACGGTGCAGCAAACCGTATTGAACAAATTGAAGTTGAAGTGACAGAAATTTAA
- a CDS encoding GNAT family N-acetyltransferase, giving the protein MQHFRLAVNDDIDFVYPTLTYAPKLYEVVEQNRDHLKIFLPWAETMSSVEEEAAFMQQTLSLVAEGKALFFLIYKQDQLIGTIDLHAWNEKIRKAEVGYWLAKSENGQGITTAAVRKLCDIAFTDYDLNKLELRANVLNIGSNRVAEKAGFRFVGVKHEDEIDEGHYVSLNYYECLKRDFYLEATD; this is encoded by the coding sequence ATGCAACATTTTAGGCTCGCTGTGAATGACGACATTGATTTTGTTTACCCAACGTTGACATATGCACCAAAACTTTATGAAGTCGTTGAGCAAAATCGAGACCATCTCAAAATATTTTTACCATGGGCTGAAACGATGTCCTCTGTGGAAGAAGAAGCGGCATTTATGCAACAAACTTTAAGCTTAGTTGCAGAGGGGAAAGCGCTATTTTTCTTGATTTATAAACAAGATCAACTCATTGGGACAATTGATTTGCATGCTTGGAATGAAAAAATACGTAAGGCAGAAGTCGGTTACTGGCTTGCGAAAAGTGAAAATGGTCAAGGGATAACGACAGCTGCAGTACGCAAATTATGCGATATTGCATTTACGGATTATGACCTCAATAAATTAGAATTGCGTGCGAATGTACTTAATATTGGTAGTAATCGTGTTGCAGAAAAAGCGGGGTTTCGTTTCGTTGGCGTCAAACATGAAGATGAAATAGATGAAGGGCATTATGTAAGTCTAAATTATTATGAATGCTTGAAGCGTGATTTTTATCTTGAGGCAACCGACTAA
- a CDS encoding DUF423 domain-containing protein: MKVFIILGALNALMAVGTGAFGAHALDGKLSEHYMSVWEKATTYQMYHGLGLVLIGIIGGAFHLNVGWAGWLMFLGIVFFSGSLYILSLTQVSVLGAITPIGGILFVISWLMLAIAAFKL, translated from the coding sequence GTGAAAGTATTTATTATTTTAGGAGCATTGAACGCTTTAATGGCAGTCGGTACAGGGGCTTTCGGTGCGCATGCATTAGACGGAAAATTATCAGAACATTATATGTCAGTATGGGAAAAAGCGACAACATACCAAATGTATCACGGGTTAGGTCTTGTGTTAATCGGTATTATCGGTGGTGCATTTCATCTTAACGTCGGCTGGGCAGGTTGGCTCATGTTTTTAGGTATCGTGTTCTTTAGCGGTTCACTGTATATTTTATCTTTAACACAAGTGAGCGTTCTTGGAGCCATTACCCCAATTGGCGGTATCTTGTTTGTCATTAGCTGGCTCATGCTTGCCATCGCAGCATTTAAATTATAA
- a CDS encoding DUF5327 family protein, protein MNKDKLIQLLEHELVQADAATTDAAFEKHMYAIHALTALYTGQETSALSRSSSADTPKKQASTQVTDEEMRLMGGKVSSSNATAQTTSDQRMVTDDEIGNGASIFDF, encoded by the coding sequence ATGAATAAAGACAAACTGATTCAACTGTTGGAACACGAATTGGTTCAAGCAGACGCCGCGACGACTGATGCAGCATTTGAAAAACATATGTATGCCATTCATGCTTTAACGGCTCTGTATACGGGGCAAGAGACAAGTGCACTATCACGATCATCTTCAGCCGACACACCGAAAAAGCAAGCGTCGACACAAGTGACAGATGAAGAGATGAGGCTGATGGGCGGTAAAGTATCATCTTCCAATGCTACAGCGCAAACGACATCTGATCAACGTATGGTAACGGATGATGAAATAGGAAATGGTGCTTCAATTTTTGATTTTTAA